In one Nicotiana tomentosiformis chromosome 6, ASM39032v3, whole genome shotgun sequence genomic region, the following are encoded:
- the LOC104121148 gene encoding extensin-like, with the protein MVLEEDFMMKYRGLQNKENHEKYPNLRETQKDNAFAYIYETLKLFYCLFKWKKANPFLNLAKYNQSYKHRTMRIPQYFVLWFHVVFALTSCFIAAGVSLDYVLSINAISLPPHSYESLRVSSPSASPSLSPLSPLPPIPLIPPSMPPSPSPSPPPPPPPSSSPPSPRSSPPPSPSPSPPPPRSSPPPPPSPSVSPSPSPSPYPFPPPPPSPSPPLPPKYRSPPPPLLSPPPPRHYKPPPPRSSPPPPRHFKPPPHRFPPPRPHYFKPPPPQSVSPPRPHQSKSPPSP; encoded by the exons ATGGTACTAGAGGAAGATTTCATGATGAAGTATCGAGGCCTGCAAAACAAAGAAAACCATGAGAAATATCCAAACCTACGTGAAACTCAAAAAGAC AATGCCTTTGCCTACATATATGAAACTTTAAAGCTATTTTACTGTCTCTTTAAATGGAAAAAAG CCAACCCCTTCTTGAACCTTGCTAAATACAATCAAAGTTATAAGCATAGAACTATGAGAATCCCACAATATTTTGTCCTGTGGTTCCATGTTGTTTTTGCTTTAACTTCTTGCTTTATAGCCGCTGGTGTATCTTTAGATTATGTGCTATCCATAAATGCCATTTCATTACCTCCACACAGTTACGAATCATTACGGGTTTCATCACCTTCAGCTTCACCATCTCTATCTCCACTTTCACCTCTGCCTCCAATTCCTTTGATCCCACCTTCTATGCCTCCTTCTCCGTCTCCATCTCCGCCGCCGCCTCCACCTCCATCGTCGTCTCCGCCTTCACCTCGATCATCTCCACCTCCTTCTCCGTCTCCATCTCCGCCTCCGCCTCGATCATCTCCACCTCCACCTCCATCGCCGTCTGTCTCTCCGTCTCCGTCTCCATCTCCATATCCATTTCCACCTCCACCTCCATCTCCATCCCCACCACTTCCTCCCAAGTATAGATCACCACCTCCACCATTACTATCTCCACCACCTCCGCGCCATTACAAACCACCACCACCTCGATCATCTCCACCTCCACCACGTCATTTTAAGCCACCACCACATCGTTTTCCTCCACCTCGACCGCATTATTTTAAGCCACCACCACCTCAATCTGTATCACCACCTCGACCACATCAGTCTAAATCACCACCATCTCCATAG